One Methanobacterium alcaliphilum genomic window carries:
- a CDS encoding DUF2073 domain-containing protein has translation MEGLKMDFLSSDALEEKSSMEKISMIIDRVKEGDILVIEGGLTPSEEAELIESTMREIDIENFVGIDIYTLEKDERTFFGFSKKKTVGLTIIGPANVMRSVKKKSNFLSMIAEIGDSSASVH, from the coding sequence ATGGAAGGATTAAAAATGGATTTTCTATCTTCTGATGCTCTGGAAGAAAAGAGCAGCATGGAAAAAATTTCCATGATAATAGACAGAGTGAAAGAGGGAGATATACTCGTTATAGAGGGAGGATTAACTCCTTCTGAAGAAGCAGAACTCATTGAGTCTACTATGAGGGAGATAGATATTGAAAACTTTGTGGGTATTGATATATACACTCTTGAAAAAGATGAGCGAACTTTTTTCGGGTTTTCCAAAAAGAAAACAGTTGGTCTGACAATCATTGGACCTGCTAATGTTATGAGGTCCGTTAAGAAAAAATCAAACTTCTTATCAATGATAGCGGAAATTGGTGATTCTAGTGCATCAGTGCATTAA
- a CDS encoding Zn-ribbon domain-containing protein produces MHQCIKCGAKLKSSEEILKGCPKCGSTYFKYSSEGKEKKIEVDVEKGESIETIMVKQHGIYEVNLTPLLEDDSIIVSDEEGKYVIDLNFLLKKRMKEKQKSNEV; encoded by the coding sequence GTGCATCAGTGCATTAAATGCGGCGCTAAACTCAAGTCATCTGAAGAAATTCTCAAAGGCTGCCCTAAATGTGGAAGTACTTACTTTAAGTACTCTAGTGAAGGAAAGGAAAAGAAAATTGAAGTGGATGTGGAGAAGGGGGAATCCATTGAAACTATCATGGTAAAACAGCATGGGATTTATGAAGTTAATTTAACCCCTCTTTTAGAAGACGATTCCATAATTGTCTCTGACGAGGAAGGTAAATATGTAATTGATTTAAATTTCCTTTTAAAAAAGAGAATGAAAGAAAAACAGAAATCTAACGAAGTTTAG
- the rqcH gene encoding ribosome rescue protein RqcH, with translation MKTMSNVDIFAICHELNELLKGSRVDKSFQPTKDTVIIRFHVKGQGRVDVVFQAGARLHKTQYPMDNPKIPPSFPMLLRKYLKGGIVKEVKQHKFDRVVEITISREEDYTLVVELFAKGNVILLNQENQIILPLKRKMWSDRKITSKEEYKHPPSRGINPLQIEKSELESIFAQSDRDLIRTLARNGLGGIYAEEIVFRSALDKNIPANEVSATDIESIYRVIIDLFKPLNEFKFTPNIVSNGKEDVLPLELKIYSDNNKQVFDNYNEAADEFFSAKVRNEIKNIQENIWGKEVNKYAKRLQIQEDTLENFKKTIKESTLKGDLLYAHYSEVENVLNVISNARKTYSWMEISKILKNARKKDMEEVQLVESLDKLGNLMLILDETRILIDSKIPIPENAETYYEKAKKAKRKIKGVLIAIEKTKKELETVKKKKEFALERIMVPQKRVKKELKWYEKLRWFISSDDFLVIGGRDAHTNEIVVKKHMEPHDIYLHSDIHGAPSVIIKSEGREIPESTIQEAAEFGASFSSAWSKGFSSQDIYWVNPDQVSKTPQSGEFVAKGAFIIRGSRNYIRGADVMIAVGIVDYNGPRVMAGPVESLKKHSENYVIIKPGYNKKEAMAREILKRIDEEKILTLDDIIRVLPSGKCEIVNLR, from the coding sequence ATGAAGACCATGTCCAACGTCGATATATTTGCTATTTGCCATGAACTCAATGAACTATTAAAAGGTTCACGTGTTGATAAATCATTTCAACCCACTAAAGATACAGTTATCATAAGATTCCATGTTAAAGGACAGGGAAGAGTTGATGTAGTTTTTCAAGCAGGTGCGCGGCTACATAAAACACAATACCCCATGGATAATCCAAAGATACCTCCATCTTTTCCCATGCTACTTCGAAAATATCTCAAAGGAGGTATTGTCAAGGAAGTCAAACAACATAAATTTGATAGAGTTGTGGAGATTACCATTTCAAGAGAAGAAGATTATACTCTAGTGGTGGAATTATTTGCTAAAGGAAATGTTATTCTTTTAAATCAAGAAAATCAGATAATATTACCTTTAAAAAGGAAAATGTGGAGTGATAGGAAGATAACATCTAAAGAAGAATATAAACATCCTCCCAGCAGAGGAATTAACCCTCTGCAAATTGAGAAATCTGAGTTAGAATCGATTTTCGCACAATCCGATAGAGATTTAATCAGGACTCTAGCTCGAAACGGTCTTGGAGGCATATATGCTGAGGAGATAGTGTTTAGATCCGCTTTAGATAAAAATATTCCTGCAAATGAAGTCAGTGCCACAGATATTGAAAGTATTTACCGGGTTATAATAGATTTATTTAAGCCATTAAATGAATTCAAATTCACACCAAATATAGTCTCTAATGGTAAAGAAGACGTTCTCCCATTAGAATTAAAAATATATTCGGATAATAATAAGCAAGTTTTTGATAATTATAACGAAGCAGCTGATGAGTTTTTCAGTGCCAAAGTACGCAATGAGATTAAAAACATTCAAGAAAATATCTGGGGGAAAGAAGTCAATAAATACGCTAAAAGATTACAAATTCAGGAAGATACCCTTGAAAATTTCAAGAAAACTATTAAAGAATCTACCCTAAAAGGGGATTTATTATATGCTCATTATTCTGAAGTGGAGAATGTATTGAATGTTATATCAAATGCCAGAAAAACATATTCCTGGATGGAAATATCAAAAATCTTAAAAAACGCCCGTAAAAAAGACATGGAAGAAGTCCAACTGGTTGAATCACTGGACAAATTAGGTAATTTAATGCTGATCCTTGATGAAACCCGTATTTTAATTGATAGTAAAATTCCAATTCCAGAAAATGCTGAAACTTATTATGAAAAAGCTAAAAAAGCAAAACGGAAAATTAAAGGCGTTTTGATTGCTATTGAAAAAACCAAAAAGGAACTGGAAACAGTCAAAAAGAAGAAAGAATTTGCTTTGGAGAGGATAATGGTCCCTCAAAAACGGGTGAAAAAAGAACTCAAATGGTATGAGAAATTGAGGTGGTTTATTTCATCTGATGATTTCTTAGTTATTGGTGGGCGCGATGCCCATACCAACGAAATCGTGGTAAAAAAACACATGGAACCCCATGACATCTACCTTCACTCGGATATACACGGGGCACCTTCAGTGATAATAAAAAGTGAGGGTAGAGAAATACCGGAAAGTACCATCCAAGAAGCCGCAGAATTCGGTGCTTCTTTTTCCAGTGCTTGGTCTAAAGGATTTAGTTCACAGGACATTTACTGGGTGAATCCAGACCAGGTTTCTAAAACCCCCCAGTCTGGAGAATTTGTGGCTAAAGGAGCATTCATTATTCGAGGTAGTAGAAATTATATTAGGGGAGCTGATGTAATGATTGCAGTTGGAATAGTGGATTATAATGGTCCGAGAGTTATGGCTGGGCCAGTGGAATCTTTGAAAAAACATTCTGAAAATTATGTAATCATTAAACCCGGCTACAATAAGAAAGAAGCTATGGCTCGAGAAATCTTAAAAAGAATCGACGAAGAGAAAATTTTAACCCTGGATGATATTATCCGTGTACTTCCTTCAGGAAAATGTGAAATTGTTAATTTGAGATAA
- a CDS encoding DUF5379 domain-containing protein produces the protein MEVDAKLASIHAVSGALAAYISFTMSNGSIPALGQNQALGTFAGLIILIIVGKLSETLFGKEEVGGFKGWLWSGIIPFAFIWFMVWAMLITMTGNY, from the coding sequence ATGGAAGTAGATGCTAAATTAGCAAGTATTCACGCAGTTTCAGGAGCTTTAGCAGCTTATATCTCTTTTACAATGTCTAATGGATCAATACCTGCATTGGGGCAAAACCAAGCTTTAGGAACATTCGCAGGACTAATTATATTGATCATTGTTGGTAAATTATCTGAAACACTCTTTGGTAAAGAAGAAGTCGGTGGTTTCAAAGGATGGCTATGGAGCGGAATTATTCCTTTTGCCTTTATATGGTTTATGGTATGGGCTATGTTAATTACTATGACTGGTAATTATTAA